Proteins from one Caulobacter sp. X genomic window:
- a CDS encoding amidohydrolase family protein encodes MRGMNEVAVLAAAMGLLAGGAASAAEVTAVSAARLLDVASGKYVDNPLVVVTDGRITAVGKKGDAVPKGAKVVDLPNATLLPGLIDMHVHLDSLAEVGGYNSLQYSDRFWSVVQTANAKKTLEAGFTTVRNVGSADFDDVGLREAIDAGYVPGPRVVTASWAIGATGGHCDSTFFPPSMDEKGPYNIDSPDEARKAVRTLKKYGAQVIKICATGGVFSRGDEPGQQQLTYDEMHAVADEAHMAGLKVAAHAHGAAGIREAIKAGIDTIEHASLVDDEGIKLAVQHGTYFSMDIYNTDYTQAEGKKNGVLEDNLRKDRDIGEIQRQNFKKALKAGVKMVYGTDAGVYPHGGNAKQFAIMVRYGATPLQAIQSATITAAEALGQSKDVGQVATGRYGDIIAVSGDPLTDVTVLEKPVFVMKGGAVYRRP; translated from the coding sequence ATGCGTGGAATGAATGAGGTCGCGGTTCTGGCGGCCGCCATGGGGCTGTTGGCCGGCGGCGCGGCCAGCGCGGCCGAGGTGACGGCGGTCAGCGCCGCGCGCCTGCTGGACGTGGCCTCGGGCAAATATGTCGACAACCCGCTGGTCGTCGTCACCGACGGCCGGATCACCGCCGTGGGCAAGAAGGGCGACGCCGTTCCCAAGGGCGCCAAGGTGGTCGACCTGCCGAACGCGACCCTGCTGCCGGGCCTGATCGACATGCACGTGCACCTCGATAGTTTGGCCGAGGTCGGCGGTTACAACAGCCTGCAGTACAGCGACCGCTTCTGGAGCGTGGTCCAGACGGCCAACGCCAAGAAGACGCTGGAGGCCGGCTTCACCACCGTGCGCAATGTCGGCTCGGCCGACTTCGACGACGTGGGCCTGCGCGAGGCGATCGACGCCGGCTACGTGCCGGGGCCGCGCGTGGTGACGGCCTCGTGGGCGATCGGCGCAACGGGCGGCCACTGCGACTCGACCTTCTTCCCGCCGTCGATGGACGAGAAGGGCCCCTACAATATCGACAGCCCCGACGAGGCGCGGAAGGCTGTCCGGACGCTGAAGAAGTACGGCGCCCAGGTGATCAAGATCTGCGCCACGGGCGGGGTCTTCTCGCGCGGCGACGAGCCGGGCCAGCAGCAGCTGACCTATGACGAGATGCACGCCGTGGCCGACGAGGCGCACATGGCGGGCCTGAAGGTCGCCGCCCACGCCCACGGCGCGGCGGGCATCCGCGAGGCGATCAAGGCCGGCATCGACACCATCGAGCACGCCAGCCTGGTCGACGATGAGGGAATCAAACTGGCGGTCCAGCACGGGACCTACTTCTCGATGGACATCTACAACACCGACTACACCCAGGCCGAGGGCAAGAAGAACGGCGTGCTGGAGGACAACCTGCGCAAGGATCGCGACATCGGCGAGATCCAGCGGCAGAACTTCAAGAAGGCCCTGAAGGCCGGGGTGAAGATGGTCTACGGCACCGACGCGGGCGTCTATCCGCACGGCGGCAACGCCAAGCAGTTCGCGATCATGGTCCGTTATGGCGCCACGCCCCTGCAGGCGATCCAGTCGGCGACGATCACCGCCGCCGAGGCCCTGGGCCAGAGCAAGGATGTCGGCCAGGTCGCCACGGGCCGCTATGGCGACATCATCGCGGTGTCGGGTGATCCGCTCACGGATGTCACGGTGCTGGAAAAGCCGGTCTTCGTGATGAAGGGCGGCGCGGTCTACCGGCGGCCTTGA